In Antechinus flavipes isolate AdamAnt ecotype Samford, QLD, Australia chromosome 3, AdamAnt_v2, whole genome shotgun sequence, a genomic segment contains:
- the SRM gene encoding spermidine synthase, with protein MEPGPPAIREGWFRETCSLWPGQAMSLQVDELLHHQRSRYQEILVFRSKTYGNVLVLDGVIQCTERDEFSYQEMIANLPLCSHPSPRKVLIIGGGDGGVLREVVKHPSVESVVQCEIDEDVIQVSKKYLPGMAVGYSSPKLTLHVRDGFEFMQQNQDAFDVIITDSSDPMGPAESLFKESYYQLMKTALKDDGILCCQGECQWLHLDLIKEMRHFCKSLFPVVEYAYCTIPTYPSGQIGFMLCSKTPSTNFREPVQQLSQEQVEKMNLKYYNSDVHRAAFVLPEFARKALSDV; from the exons ATGGAGCCCGGACCCCCCGCCATCCGCGAGGGTTGGTTCCGGGAGACGTGCAGCCTGTGGCCGGGCCAGGCCATGTCCCTGCAGGTGGACGAGCTTCTCCACCACCAGCGCTCCCGCTACCAGGAGATCCTGGTCTTCCGCAG TAAAACCTACGGCAACGTCTTGGTGCTGGATGGAGTCATCCAGTGCACAGAGAGGGATGAGTTCTCATACCAGGAGATGATTGCCAACCTGCCCCTGTGCAGCCATCCCAGCCCACGAAAG GTGCTAATCATTGGTGGTGGGGACGGGGGTGTCCTTCGGGAAGTGGTGAAGCATCCATCCGTGGAGTCGGTGGTCCAGTGTGAGATTGACGAG GACGTGATCCAGGTCTCTAAGAAATACTTGCCGGGCATGGCCGTGGGCTACTCCAGCCCGAAGCTGACCTTGCACGTTCGGGACGGGTTCGAGTTCATGCAGCAGAATCAGGACGCCTTCGACGTGATCATCACCGACTCCTCGGACCCCATGG GTCCTGCTGAGAGTTTGTTCAAAGAGTCTTATTACCAGCTGATGAAGACGGCGCTGAAGGACGACGGGATCCTGTGCTGTCAGG GTGAGTGCCAATGGCTGCATCTGGACCTCATCAAGGAGATGCGCCACTTCTGCAAGTCTCTGTTCCCCGTTGTGGAATACGCCTACTGCACCATCCCCACCTACCCCAGCGGCCAGATCGGCTTCATGCTCTGCAGCAAGACCCCG AGCACCAACTTCCGGGAGCCAGTGCAGCAGCTGAGCCAGGAGCAAGTCGAGAAGATGAACCTCAAATACTACAACTCGGATGTCCACCGCGCGGCCTTTGTGCTGCCCGAGTTTGCCCGCAAG GCCCTGAGCGACGTGTGA